A genomic segment from Bryobacteraceae bacterium encodes:
- a CDS encoding serine/threonine-protein kinase, whose amino-acid sequence MSSLGGLDAARWQQVEELFHQALDAADEEREAVLEAAPADVAAEARAMIAAFDAAEVTQARSAAGPSRETITAGTRLGVYRIELEISHGGMGTVYLASRDTAEFRQKVAIKVIRPGYAGEELDRRFRNERQILAALDHPNIARLLDGGSTPSGQPYLVMEFIEGEDVLEYAHRHDLSRRQRLELFLKVCGAVAHAHRHLVIHRDLKPSNILVTAEGEPKLLDFGIAKLIDSTQDATATGLGFFSPLYASPEQLSGDAVTTSTDIYSLAVVLYELLFGRRPYRLQTTSNAELVAAILLHEPEKPRGGDRLPPDLEAIVLKALRKKPAERYPSVDQFSADVERHLENRPVAARKGSWRYQALKFVERNKLTAAAAALALVATAGGVASTLFQARRAERRFGEVRQLAQYLVFDFHDRISKLPGSTQLQKDVVERSMQYLDRLSSEASGDAGLQLDLAEAYLKLGDVLGNPFNPNLGESEKAVDAYRKSMTASAGLRGAGGRAARVAADARLQLGATLGRLGSKKEALQLLDEALATHRRRLEQNPSDAALQLAYARALAGKAIAESQSGAYEGYHTGDVRKTLDTLIDHLDRALRDHPTDGALLRERGAALYRYANYLGTADPNRAEAMIRDGLATLDKVSGPVAGEVGFRRLHAGMLLTLAWGESQTGKYDDSLNHYGQAQKVLEPMSQADPSNAAARYHLTSLYRGRGIACEYAGRNECAVENFLRAASIHASLLETDPANANYASLRGELLARSARLEYEMEKFADARLHARQGIGILVGLAERPAAQLAAKLEACRALYSTPVAEVRDVKRALHYCEDAAKTPSTMSYVYEVLAHARYNAGDRKGAAAALEQALTTLPETKPGEPPSRARQTIENSLAAVRAGKPIE is encoded by the coding sequence ATGAGCAGCCTCGGTGGACTGGACGCGGCACGTTGGCAGCAGGTGGAGGAGTTGTTCCACCAGGCGCTCGATGCGGCGGACGAAGAACGGGAGGCAGTTCTGGAAGCCGCGCCGGCGGACGTGGCGGCGGAGGCGCGCGCGATGATCGCCGCGTTCGATGCGGCCGAGGTGACGCAGGCTCGTTCCGCGGCAGGGCCGTCGCGAGAGACCATCACCGCCGGCACGCGGCTGGGGGTCTATCGGATCGAGCTCGAGATCTCCCACGGTGGAATGGGAACGGTCTACCTGGCTTCGCGCGACACGGCGGAATTCCGCCAGAAGGTTGCGATCAAGGTGATTCGGCCCGGATACGCCGGCGAAGAGCTGGACCGGCGATTCCGCAACGAACGGCAGATTCTGGCCGCGCTCGACCATCCCAACATCGCGCGGCTGCTCGACGGCGGTTCCACTCCGTCCGGGCAGCCATACCTCGTGATGGAGTTCATCGAGGGCGAGGATGTGCTCGAGTACGCTCATCGGCACGACCTTTCGCGGCGGCAGCGGCTGGAGTTGTTCCTGAAGGTCTGCGGCGCGGTGGCGCACGCACACAGGCACTTGGTGATCCACCGGGACCTGAAGCCGAGTAACATCCTCGTCACCGCCGAGGGCGAACCAAAGCTGCTCGACTTCGGAATCGCAAAGCTGATCGATAGCACGCAAGACGCGACAGCAACCGGGTTGGGATTCTTCTCGCCGCTATACGCGAGCCCGGAGCAGTTGAGCGGCGATGCCGTGACGACTTCCACCGATATCTACTCGCTGGCGGTGGTGCTGTACGAGCTTCTGTTCGGAAGGCGGCCATACCGGTTGCAGACGACGTCGAACGCGGAGTTGGTGGCGGCGATTCTGCTGCATGAGCCGGAGAAGCCGCGGGGTGGAGACCGGCTCCCGCCGGATCTGGAGGCGATCGTTCTGAAAGCGCTGCGAAAGAAGCCGGCGGAGCGGTACCCCTCGGTGGATCAATTCTCCGCCGACGTCGAACGGCACCTCGAGAACCGGCCGGTGGCCGCGCGGAAGGGGAGCTGGCGGTACCAGGCGTTGAAATTCGTGGAGCGGAACAAGCTGACGGCAGCGGCGGCGGCGCTGGCGTTGGTGGCGACGGCCGGCGGCGTGGCGAGTACGTTGTTCCAGGCACGCCGGGCGGAGCGCCGGTTCGGCGAAGTCCGGCAGTTGGCGCAGTATCTGGTGTTCGACTTCCACGACCGGATTTCGAAACTGCCGGGATCGACGCAGCTGCAAAAGGACGTGGTGGAACGCTCGATGCAGTATCTTGACCGGCTGTCCTCGGAGGCGTCCGGCGACGCGGGGTTGCAACTCGATCTGGCGGAGGCGTATCTGAAGCTGGGCGACGTACTCGGCAATCCGTTCAATCCGAATCTCGGCGAGTCCGAAAAGGCGGTGGATGCATACCGGAAGAGCATGACGGCATCGGCGGGGCTGCGTGGCGCTGGCGGACGCGCGGCGCGCGTCGCCGCGGACGCCCGGCTTCAACTTGGCGCCACGCTCGGACGCCTGGGGAGCAAGAAAGAGGCGCTGCAACTGCTTGATGAGGCTCTTGCCACTCATCGCCGGAGACTGGAGCAGAATCCCAGTGACGCGGCGTTGCAACTCGCTTACGCACGGGCGCTGGCCGGGAAGGCGATCGCGGAGTCGCAGAGCGGCGCGTACGAGGGCTATCACACCGGGGACGTCCGGAAGACGCTCGACACGCTGATCGACCATCTGGATCGTGCGCTGCGCGACCATCCCACCGATGGCGCGTTGCTGCGCGAGCGCGGGGCCGCACTCTACCGGTATGCGAATTATCTGGGAACGGCCGATCCAAACCGGGCGGAGGCCATGATTCGCGACGGGCTCGCAACGCTCGACAAGGTGTCGGGGCCGGTGGCCGGCGAAGTGGGGTTCCGCCGGCTACACGCGGGGATGCTCCTGACGCTGGCATGGGGAGAATCGCAAACCGGAAAGTACGACGATTCCTTGAACCATTACGGGCAGGCGCAAAAGGTGCTGGAGCCGATGTCGCAGGCGGACCCTTCGAACGCCGCGGCGCGCTACCACCTGACGTCGCTTTACCGGGGGCGCGGGATCGCATGCGAGTACGCGGGCCGGAACGAATGCGCCGTGGAGAATTTTCTAAGAGCCGCTTCGATCCACGCGTCCCTGCTCGAAACCGATCCCGCAAATGCAAACTATGCGTCGCTCCGGGGAGAGCTGCTGGCTCGATCGGCGCGACTGGAGTACGAGATGGAGAAATTCGCCGACGCACGGTTGCACGCGCGGCAAGGCATCGGGATCCTCGTGGGACTTGCTGAGCGGCCGGCGGCGCAGTTGGCGGCGAAGCTGGAAGCGTGCCGGGCGCTGTATTCGACGCCGGTGGC